In one Prosthecochloris aestuarii DSM 271 genomic region, the following are encoded:
- a CDS encoding DUF374 domain-containing protein gives MTQQDDTDATGRVKNAVSNMLLPALLKTLVATLNMTLHGRISEEAAETGGLIACFWHGSMANGWLLIQRLFPQKKITAVVSLSRDGEILAGTLSKLGFQLIRGSSSRGSQAVKKQMLDTITNHGIVAITPDGPRGPKHRFKYGTLRLASQNRIPLLFADIRCSRSWKLRSWDGFEIPAPFSRVSITLHSITIPLFTNEQELRDFEQKLSEKFAGA, from the coding sequence ATGACACAGCAAGACGATACAGATGCCACGGGAAGAGTGAAAAACGCAGTTTCCAATATGCTGCTGCCCGCATTGCTGAAAACGCTCGTTGCCACGCTCAACATGACGCTTCACGGCCGAATTTCTGAAGAGGCCGCAGAAACCGGAGGCCTCATCGCCTGCTTCTGGCACGGAAGCATGGCCAACGGCTGGCTGCTCATCCAGCGCCTCTTCCCGCAAAAAAAAATAACGGCAGTTGTAAGCCTCTCACGCGATGGTGAAATCCTTGCCGGAACGCTCTCGAAACTTGGCTTCCAGCTGATACGCGGATCGAGTTCACGAGGCAGCCAGGCTGTCAAAAAACAGATGCTCGACACCATCACCAATCATGGCATTGTCGCCATCACACCCGACGGGCCTCGCGGACCGAAACACCGTTTCAAGTACGGCACACTGCGCCTTGCGTCGCAAAACCGCATTCCGTTGCTGTTTGCCGATATCCGCTGCAGCCGTTCCTGGAAACTCAGAAGCTGGGACGGATTTGAAATCCCCGCTCCTTTCAGCAGAGTCTCCATTACGCTGCACAGCATCACTATTCCCCTCTTCACCAATGAACAGGAGTTGCGAGATTTTGAACAGAAACTTTCAGAAAAATTCGCAGGTGCATAA
- the purD gene encoding phosphoribosylamine--glycine ligase, producing MKVLVIGSGAREHALVRSISNSQRVGKVFAAPGNGGTAIMGGKVQNVALKATDIEALLAFVTSEDIDLTVVGPEQPLEMGIVDRFRSEGLSIIGPDRYAAQLETSKVFSKDFMLRYSIPTADYQVFTGSDGAGAYLHALKDEDFPRVIKASGLCAGKGVVVAANKEEALQAVRSMFDDRIFGDAANEVVIESFLKGEEASVFVLTDGTGYRLFRPAQDHKRIGEGDSGKNTGGMGAYAPAPVVTDEVMRKVEERIVVPALEGMRKDDHPYTGFLYVGLMIDNGEPSVVEFNVRLGDPEAQVVLPLLQDDLVDALTASLAGTLDSVPFTMLEQVASTVVLASGGYPDAYAVGKEISIDLSDGVPEEVFLFHAGTTMECDKLKTSGGRVISVTALGSDLKESLERAYDAVGRISFDGMYFRRDIGAKAL from the coding sequence ATGAAGGTTCTCGTCATTGGAAGCGGCGCCCGGGAGCATGCGCTCGTCAGGTCCATCTCGAACAGTCAACGTGTCGGAAAAGTTTTTGCGGCGCCCGGTAACGGAGGTACGGCAATCATGGGCGGAAAGGTGCAGAATGTTGCGCTCAAAGCGACCGATATCGAAGCGCTTCTGGCATTTGTCACGTCTGAGGATATCGATCTGACCGTTGTCGGTCCGGAACAGCCTCTTGAAATGGGTATTGTCGATCGTTTCCGCAGTGAAGGCCTAAGCATCATAGGACCCGACCGGTACGCGGCACAACTCGAAACGAGTAAGGTGTTTTCGAAAGATTTTATGTTGCGTTACAGCATTCCTACGGCTGATTATCAGGTCTTTACCGGTTCCGATGGAGCAGGTGCCTATCTGCACGCTCTGAAAGACGAGGATTTTCCAAGGGTTATCAAGGCCAGCGGCCTTTGTGCGGGAAAAGGTGTGGTTGTCGCAGCCAATAAGGAAGAGGCCTTACAGGCTGTCAGATCAATGTTTGACGACCGGATTTTCGGTGATGCGGCAAACGAGGTCGTTATAGAGTCCTTTCTGAAAGGGGAGGAGGCAAGTGTTTTTGTGCTTACCGACGGCACCGGCTACCGGTTGTTCCGTCCTGCGCAGGACCACAAGCGGATCGGAGAGGGCGATAGCGGCAAGAATACGGGAGGCATGGGTGCCTACGCTCCGGCGCCGGTTGTCACCGATGAGGTGATGCGAAAGGTGGAGGAGAGGATTGTTGTTCCTGCTCTCGAAGGGATGCGCAAGGACGATCATCCCTATACCGGCTTTCTCTACGTCGGACTGATGATTGACAACGGCGAACCGTCGGTTGTTGAGTTCAATGTCAGGCTTGGCGATCCGGAGGCTCAGGTCGTCCTGCCTCTGCTGCAGGACGATCTTGTCGATGCATTGACAGCAAGCCTTGCAGGGACGCTCGACAGCGTGCCGTTCACCATGCTGGAGCAGGTTGCTTCGACGGTTGTGCTTGCTTCTGGAGGGTATCCCGATGCGTATGCTGTCGGCAAGGAGATCAGCATTGATTTGTCTGACGGAGTTCCTGAAGAGGTATTTCTTTTTCATGCAGGCACGACGATGGAATGCGACAAGCTGAAAACATCAGGCGGCAGGGTGATATCGGTTACTGCTCTCGGTTCTGATCTGAAAGAGAGTCTGGAGCGAGCCTATGATGCGGTAGGTCGTATCTCCTTCGATGGAATGTATTTCCGCCGCGATATCGGCGCCAAGGCCCTTTGA
- a CDS encoding Mov34/MPN/PAD-1 family protein — protein sequence MRLTRRQFEIIQEHAIREFPYECCGLLAGVRERGHRGEYENIIYEIAPCVNALYVGREHSFEISYSEYIDVEREARTLGYEIVGSYHSHINSAAVPSNNDIDFATPGQSMMIIALQQRVPSAVTSWLLRDSGGFHQEPIRVIES from the coding sequence ATGCGTTTAACTCGACGACAGTTTGAAATTATTCAGGAGCACGCCATCAGGGAATTTCCCTATGAGTGCTGCGGCCTGCTTGCCGGTGTCAGAGAGAGGGGCCACCGGGGTGAGTACGAGAATATTATTTATGAGATAGCCCCATGCGTCAACGCTCTCTATGTTGGCAGAGAGCATAGTTTCGAGATATCCTATTCAGAATATATCGATGTAGAGCGCGAGGCACGCACTCTCGGGTATGAGATTGTCGGGTCATACCACTCCCATATCAACTCTGCGGCAGTGCCTTCCAATAACGATATTGATTTTGCGACCCCGGGCCAGTCAATGATGATTATTGCTCTTCAGCAGAGAGTGCCTTCGGCTGTCACATCATGGCTTCTTCGTGATTCGGGCGGATTTCATCAGGAACCGATCAGGGTTATCGAGTCGTGA
- the carB gene encoding carbamoyl-phosphate synthase large subunit has product MPKREDIKSILVIGAGPIVIGQACEFDYSGTQACRALKEDGYRVILVNSNPATIMTDVEFAHSTYIEPITPEYVQKIIEKEKPDALLPTMGGQTALNTAVALAERGILERNGVELIGAKLRAIRKAENRELFSDAMKKLGLEMAKGFFVRNEKEAKEALESIGLPIVIRPSFTLGGTGGGFAETKADYYDAVRRGIAESPIGEVLVEECLIGWKEFELEVIRDLADNVIIVCSIENVDPMGVHTGDSITVAPAQTLSDRQYQALRDASVKIIREIGVETGGSNIQFAINPDNGRIVVIEMNPRVSRSSALASKATGFPIAKVAAKLAVGYTLDEIQNDITKSTPASFEPVIDYCVVKVPRWDFEKFKNVDARLGVQMKSVGEVMAFGRNFREALQKSLRGLEIGRAGLGCDGKDIMNVLGMTPQQKKFAKDDVLEKIRIPKADRMFYLRYAFQAGATVEEVHESTKIDPWFLDNIRQIVDCEAELRLLAETQASS; this is encoded by the coding sequence GTGCCAAAGCGGGAAGATATCAAGTCGATTTTAGTGATAGGTGCCGGTCCGATCGTTATCGGACAGGCATGTGAATTTGATTACTCAGGAACCCAGGCCTGTCGTGCTCTGAAAGAGGATGGTTACAGGGTCATTCTGGTCAACAGCAATCCTGCGACCATCATGACCGATGTGGAGTTTGCACACAGTACCTATATCGAGCCGATTACTCCTGAGTACGTGCAGAAGATTATTGAAAAGGAGAAACCCGACGCCCTGCTGCCGACGATGGGTGGCCAGACCGCCCTGAACACCGCGGTTGCTCTTGCCGAGCGGGGGATTCTGGAACGCAACGGTGTAGAGCTTATCGGCGCGAAACTGAGGGCGATCAGAAAGGCTGAGAACCGTGAACTCTTCAGCGATGCCATGAAAAAGCTTGGTCTTGAAATGGCCAAAGGCTTTTTTGTTCGCAACGAGAAAGAGGCTAAGGAGGCGCTTGAGTCGATAGGCCTTCCGATCGTTATTCGTCCTTCGTTTACCCTTGGGGGAACAGGTGGCGGTTTTGCCGAAACGAAAGCGGATTACTATGATGCCGTGCGTCGCGGTATTGCCGAGAGCCCGATCGGGGAGGTTCTTGTCGAAGAGTGCCTCATCGGATGGAAAGAGTTTGAACTTGAGGTGATTCGCGATCTGGCCGATAACGTGATTATCGTCTGCTCGATCGAAAACGTTGATCCTATGGGGGTCCATACCGGTGACAGTATCACGGTTGCGCCAGCCCAGACCCTATCGGATCGTCAGTACCAGGCCTTGCGAGATGCTTCTGTCAAGATTATCCGTGAAATCGGTGTGGAGACCGGCGGCAGCAATATTCAGTTTGCCATCAATCCTGACAATGGGCGTATTGTGGTGATCGAGATGAATCCCAGGGTGTCGAGAAGTTCCGCCCTTGCTTCGAAGGCGACAGGGTTTCCGATTGCCAAGGTTGCCGCAAAACTCGCTGTGGGATACACTCTCGATGAGATTCAGAATGATATTACCAAATCAACACCGGCAAGTTTCGAACCGGTGATTGATTACTGCGTCGTCAAGGTTCCCCGCTGGGATTTCGAGAAGTTCAAGAATGTCGACGCCCGTCTTGGCGTGCAGATGAAGTCGGTCGGCGAAGTTATGGCTTTCGGTCGCAACTTCCGCGAAGCGTTGCAGAAGTCGCTCAGAGGACTTGAGATCGGTCGTGCGGGTCTGGGGTGTGACGGAAAGGACATTATGAATGTTCTTGGTATGACCCCGCAGCAGAAGAAATTCGCCAAAGATGATGTCCTGGAGAAAATCAGGATCCCTAAAGCCGATAGAATGTTTTATCTTCGTTATGCATTTCAGGCTGGAGCTACAGTCGAAGAGGTGCACGAGTCGACAAAGATTGATCCCTGGTTCCTCGATAATATCCGCCAGATTGTCGATTGCGAAGCTGAACTTCGTCTTCTTGCCGAAACGCAAGCCTCGTCATGA
- the trpC gene encoding indole-3-glycerol phosphate synthase TrpC, with amino-acid sequence MTTYLTRILEFKAGEVRDLKQRSPERLYREKVAELPPVRDFYGALRRAPESPINLIAEVKKASPSRGILVEDFHPLDIARRYAELGASAFSVLTDREFFQGSNDYLQLVASSCDIPVLRKDFIIDESQIFEARLIGADAILLIVAALEPAQLGEYLSLAHELGLAVLVEVHDEHELEHALEQGSRMIGVNNRDLRDFTFSLDTSLRLRPKMPSGIIAVAESGLKRSSDVMMMQEASFDAVLIGEGLLGEELQGFTWKRI; translated from the coding sequence ATGACCACCTATCTTACCAGAATACTGGAATTCAAAGCCGGAGAGGTTCGCGATCTCAAGCAGCGCTCTCCGGAACGTCTTTACCGTGAAAAAGTTGCCGAACTGCCCCCCGTAAGGGATTTCTACGGGGCGTTGAGGCGAGCTCCCGAAAGCCCGATCAATCTTATTGCCGAGGTGAAAAAAGCCTCACCGTCACGCGGTATTCTTGTTGAGGATTTTCACCCGCTGGACATTGCCCGGCGATACGCCGAACTGGGTGCTTCGGCATTTTCAGTGCTGACCGACAGGGAATTTTTTCAGGGTTCGAATGACTATTTGCAACTGGTCGCTTCATCGTGTGATATTCCGGTTTTGCGTAAAGACTTTATCATCGACGAGAGCCAGATTTTCGAGGCGCGTCTTATCGGAGCCGATGCGATTCTTCTTATTGTCGCGGCTCTTGAACCTGCTCAGCTCGGGGAGTACCTTTCACTTGCCCATGAACTTGGTCTCGCTGTTCTTGTCGAGGTCCATGACGAGCACGAACTCGAACACGCGCTCGAACAGGGCTCACGCATGATCGGGGTCAATAATCGTGATCTGAGGGATTTTACATTTTCTCTTGATACATCACTGCGCCTCAGGCCCAAAATGCCTTCCGGTATCATTGCTGTTGCCGAAAGCGGTCTGAAGCGCTCGTCTGACGTGATGATGATGCAGGAGGCATCGTTCGATGCCGTCCTGATCGGGGAGGGATTGCTCGGAGAGGAACTTCAGGGGTTTACCTGGAAGCGGATTTAA
- the rpe gene encoding ribulose-phosphate 3-epimerase, with protein sequence MQAKTTLLAPSILSADFTQLGNSIQLAEKAGADWLHCDVMDGHFVPNITFGPFIIQAIAKCSSMTIDTHLMISDPDRYIPDFIKAGSHQVTVHQETCPHLHRSVQLIKSLGAKAGVSINPGTPISTLEAIIGELDMVLLMSVNPGFGGQKFIPSSVEKIKKLHEMRNAMNPDMVIAVDGGVTVDNAQELVSAGADALIAGTAFFKAENPAEAAAQIKSASR encoded by the coding sequence ATGCAAGCAAAGACGACACTTCTTGCCCCCTCGATTCTTTCTGCGGATTTCACGCAGCTCGGCAACTCGATACAGCTTGCCGAAAAGGCCGGTGCAGACTGGCTTCACTGCGATGTCATGGACGGACATTTCGTCCCGAACATCACCTTCGGCCCATTTATCATTCAGGCTATCGCCAAATGCAGCTCTATGACCATCGATACGCATTTGATGATCAGCGATCCAGACCGCTACATTCCTGACTTCATCAAAGCGGGTTCTCACCAGGTCACCGTTCACCAGGAAACCTGTCCTCACCTGCACAGAAGCGTACAGCTGATCAAGAGCCTCGGAGCGAAAGCCGGTGTATCGATCAATCCCGGAACCCCGATCTCGACACTTGAAGCCATTATCGGTGAGCTGGACATGGTCCTTCTGATGTCGGTGAATCCCGGTTTCGGCGGCCAGAAATTCATACCGTCATCGGTTGAGAAGATCAAAAAGCTTCATGAAATGCGCAACGCCATGAACCCGGATATGGTCATTGCTGTCGATGGTGGTGTAACAGTGGATAACGCGCAGGAACTCGTCAGCGCTGGCGCCGACGCGCTTATAGCAGGAACAGCATTTTTCAAGGCTGAAAACCCGGCAGAAGCTGCCGCACAGATTAAATCCGCTTCCAGGTAA
- a CDS encoding BamA/TamA family outer membrane protein has product MLMLPEPVMSRTKPDATASTDNGFVNNIVISGNRAISTEEIRSVMSTKENTRYFGVFKPWVGIHRFADHLFNDPRGAYTHKTLLSSQNNVKKWMQESLGEAPIAFVSDDFRRDIALIKKLYTYKGYFFAIIDTTIRASDNGAQQNIFISIEENTPTRIDTISYQGLDNLDTAATSLYLKQSKLKVQDIFSVDNLLEERDRSINFFKEYGYALMHEDSISIQIDTVGVLAGVKVDLRLPQKLEYGPVKAVLHDPRKPDDPNAMRAFSLDNVDVTVYGNPRISDKLVTNYTAYRPGQLTQQSLQQKTLQNLGSTNIFSSIFIRRDSVQNGKLYTSIHLEPKPRHLIEPSIYADNRYGNLFLGTSLGYENRNLLKNAENLKIKGDFGMQLGTSNDLLSNLEDGQYEKYRAYELGLSASLVMPELKKPGSAYEATLEYNRSRLPILLDNQTGLLRASYNTSLNPRSRLNIDFFELEWVQKDSLNGFKQLFKTDLADNIGIDPTSSMDVDNALDSLLETNINQTFRVQYYSSNRKDPYRTTTHTWNAAVEAVGSLAWLIDEYIDTGSYAGYSDDDPQIFGTSYSQFFKISTQYSFTRKLSENTEVAGRVFAGWMAPYGKADDTPEERRFFAGGPNSMRGWLFNTLGPASNDNEVAANLGADIRLEGNLEYRIKFFKVFGQPSGIAVFTDLGNIWDRSGTYGLTFNSLYEDIAWDMGVGLRIGSPIGPFRFDFAYKLYDPSQKPEPWQLSNWTPGDYTFNFGIGEPF; this is encoded by the coding sequence ATGCTCATGCTCCCGGAGCCGGTCATGAGCAGAACGAAACCGGATGCAACAGCTTCAACAGACAACGGATTTGTCAATAACATTGTCATTTCCGGCAACAGAGCGATTTCGACCGAAGAGATCCGCTCTGTTATGTCGACAAAAGAAAACACCCGCTATTTCGGGGTATTCAAACCCTGGGTCGGCATCCATCGCTTTGCCGATCACCTTTTCAACGACCCACGTGGCGCCTACACACACAAAACCCTGCTCTCCTCGCAAAATAACGTCAAAAAATGGATGCAGGAATCCCTTGGCGAAGCCCCTATAGCATTTGTTTCCGACGACTTCCGCCGCGACATCGCCCTGATCAAAAAACTCTATACCTATAAAGGCTATTTCTTCGCCATCATCGACACAACGATCCGGGCTTCAGACAACGGTGCCCAACAGAACATCTTTATCAGCATTGAGGAGAACACCCCCACCCGTATCGATACCATCAGCTACCAGGGGCTTGACAATCTTGACACTGCGGCAACCTCACTCTATCTCAAGCAGAGCAAACTCAAAGTCCAGGACATTTTCTCCGTAGATAATCTTCTTGAAGAACGCGACCGAAGCATCAATTTTTTCAAGGAGTACGGCTATGCACTCATGCACGAAGACAGCATCAGCATTCAGATCGACACGGTCGGCGTCCTGGCAGGAGTGAAAGTAGATCTCAGGCTTCCGCAAAAACTCGAATACGGACCGGTTAAGGCTGTACTCCATGATCCCCGCAAGCCTGATGATCCCAATGCCATGAGAGCGTTTTCTCTCGACAATGTCGATGTAACCGTCTATGGAAACCCCCGGATATCTGACAAGCTTGTCACCAACTATACCGCATACCGGCCCGGGCAGCTCACACAACAGTCGCTGCAGCAGAAAACCCTTCAGAACCTTGGATCAACGAACATCTTCTCATCAATCTTCATCCGCAGGGATTCAGTGCAGAACGGCAAGCTCTACACCTCCATTCATCTGGAACCAAAACCCCGACATCTGATAGAGCCGAGTATCTATGCCGACAACCGTTACGGCAACCTTTTTCTGGGAACATCGTTAGGCTACGAAAACAGAAACCTGCTGAAAAACGCTGAAAACCTGAAAATAAAAGGGGATTTCGGCATGCAGCTCGGAACCTCAAATGATCTTCTCAGTAATCTCGAAGATGGACAGTATGAAAAATACCGTGCCTATGAACTCGGCTTATCGGCAAGCCTCGTCATGCCGGAACTGAAAAAACCCGGCAGCGCCTACGAGGCAACGCTTGAATACAACCGATCCCGTCTTCCGATTCTGCTCGATAACCAGACAGGGCTTCTGCGAGCGAGCTACAATACCTCATTGAACCCAAGGTCACGACTCAATATTGACTTCTTTGAACTCGAATGGGTACAGAAAGACTCACTGAATGGTTTCAAACAGCTCTTCAAAACCGATCTTGCAGACAATATCGGCATTGATCCAACCAGTTCCATGGATGTCGACAATGCTCTCGACAGTCTTCTGGAGACCAACATCAACCAGACCTTTCGCGTACAGTACTATTCATCGAACCGAAAGGACCCCTACAGAACAACGACCCATACATGGAACGCCGCCGTTGAGGCAGTTGGAAGCCTTGCCTGGCTCATCGATGAATATATCGATACCGGAAGCTATGCGGGTTACAGCGATGATGACCCTCAGATTTTCGGCACGAGCTATTCACAGTTTTTCAAAATCAGTACGCAGTACAGTTTCACCAGAAAACTCTCAGAAAACACCGAAGTAGCCGGAAGAGTCTTTGCCGGATGGATGGCGCCATATGGAAAAGCGGACGATACCCCCGAAGAACGTCGATTCTTCGCCGGAGGGCCAAACAGTATGAGAGGCTGGCTGTTCAATACGCTGGGACCAGCCAGCAATGATAACGAGGTCGCTGCGAACCTCGGTGCAGATATCAGGCTGGAAGGTAATCTGGAATACAGGATCAAGTTCTTCAAGGTATTCGGTCAGCCATCTGGTATTGCCGTTTTTACAGACCTTGGCAACATCTGGGATCGCTCGGGCACCTACGGCCTCACATTCAACTCGCTCTATGAAGATATCGCATGGGATATGGGTGTCGGTCTGCGAATAGGATCTCCAATCGGCCCGTTCCGGTTTGACTTTGCCTACAAACTCTACGATCCGTCACAGAAACCCGAGCCATGGCAGCTCTCGAACTGGACTCCTGGAGACTATACCTTCAATTTTGGAATTGGGGAGCCGTTTTAA
- a CDS encoding DUF2795 domain-containing protein has product MYWNLDLARHIADAPWPATKDELLDFANRTGAPQPVLDNLDDLPESDELYESLEEIWPDYPTDEDFCYGDEEHLS; this is encoded by the coding sequence ATGTACTGGAATCTCGATTTAGCACGCCATATTGCTGATGCTCCCTGGCCGGCGACCAAAGATGAACTCCTTGATTTCGCCAATCGCACCGGAGCACCCCAGCCTGTCCTTGACAATCTGGATGATCTGCCTGAAAGCGATGAACTCTATGAAAGCCTTGAAGAGATCTGGCCGGATTATCCTACAGATGAAGATTTCTGCTACGGTGACGAAGAACATTTAAGCTAA